From Halobacillus sp. Marseille-Q1614, the proteins below share one genomic window:
- a CDS encoding Gfo/Idh/MocA family protein has translation MTQLKVAVIGCGSIAQNRHLLEYEANENVDITAVCDIVEERAMVTAEAFGAHSYTDYEELLNKEEVDLVSVCLPNYLHAPVSIAALNAGAHVLCEKPMATSRQESNEMIEAAERNGRKLMIAHNQRFVPSHQKAKQIIEAGEIGKVYSFRTTFGHGGPEGWSADGMNSWFFKEDEAFIGAMGDLGVHKADLLRHILGEEFTDVAGFVENNAKRDITVDDNAVCILRTGSGIVGTLTASWAYNAGEDNSTVIYGEKGILRLEDDPTYSLVAQYSNGDTVKYELGQIQSNDSGGQTSTGVIDHFVESVLEDKQPLIDGEEGKRSLEVIIAALESSESGKITKVEK, from the coding sequence ATGACACAGTTAAAAGTAGCAGTAATCGGCTGTGGTAGTATTGCCCAGAATCGTCACCTGCTGGAATATGAAGCGAATGAAAATGTTGATATTACAGCTGTCTGTGATATTGTCGAAGAGCGTGCAATGGTAACAGCAGAAGCATTTGGTGCTCATTCTTATACGGATTATGAAGAACTTCTTAATAAAGAAGAGGTCGACCTTGTAAGTGTCTGCTTACCTAACTACTTACACGCACCTGTTTCTATTGCAGCCTTAAATGCAGGAGCTCATGTTCTTTGCGAAAAGCCGATGGCAACTTCCCGTCAGGAATCAAATGAAATGATTGAAGCAGCAGAACGCAATGGAAGAAAGCTCATGATTGCTCATAACCAGCGATTTGTACCTTCTCATCAGAAGGCAAAACAAATAATCGAAGCCGGAGAAATCGGCAAAGTATACAGCTTCCGCACGACATTCGGACACGGCGGTCCTGAAGGCTGGAGTGCGGATGGCATGAACAGCTGGTTCTTTAAAGAAGACGAAGCGTTTATTGGTGCAATGGGAGACCTTGGCGTACATAAAGCGGATCTGCTACGCCACATTCTTGGAGAAGAATTTACCGATGTAGCAGGATTTGTTGAAAACAATGCAAAACGTGATATTACAGTAGATGATAACGCTGTATGTATCCTTCGTACAGGCAGCGGAATTGTTGGAACGCTTACAGCAAGCTGGGCTTACAATGCAGGTGAAGATAATTCGACTGTTATTTACGGAGAAAAAGGGATTCTGCGTTTAGAAGATGATCCAACGTACTCTTTAGTTGCTCAATATTCTAATGGAGACACTGTTAAATATGAACTGGGCCAGATCCAATCCAATGATTCAGGCGGCCAGACAAGCACAGGTGTTATAGACCATTTTGTAGAATCCGTGCTTGAAGATAAGCAGCCTCTGATTGACGGAGAAGAAGGAAAGCGTTCTCTGGAAGTTATCATTGCTGCGCTGGAATCAAGTGAGTCAGGTAAAATCACGAAAGTAGAGAAGTGA
- a CDS encoding Gfo/Idh/MocA family protein, producing the protein MAKLKMGVIGVGGIAQERHIPAYSGMQDIVELTALQDINVERAKEAAENFQIPHVFENYNELFKEVDAVTICTPNKFHSEIAIAALEAGVHVLVEKPMAITAEECQAMIAAAQKNDRLLSIAYHYRFTPEGKLGKEAIINGEIGEPLVTRVQAMRRRKVPGWGVFTNKDLQGGGSLIDFGCHLLDLALWLLDDPKPVEVIGKTYDKLSKTPGQVNDWGAFDHETFNVDDHVTSYITFENGMSLQFECSWAANIKEDYTALSVSGVDGGMDVYPFQLYQTKYGTVWNSQPNLKEANLSPGFYQAKNFVDSCLGNDELVVKPEQALKVTKLMEAIYKSSEIGSSVKLT; encoded by the coding sequence ATGGCGAAGTTAAAAATGGGAGTCATCGGAGTTGGCGGGATTGCTCAGGAGCGGCATATCCCTGCTTACTCTGGTATGCAGGATATAGTAGAATTAACAGCTCTTCAGGACATTAATGTAGAGCGAGCTAAAGAAGCTGCTGAAAACTTTCAAATTCCTCACGTTTTTGAGAACTATAACGAGCTGTTTAAAGAAGTAGATGCTGTTACGATTTGTACCCCAAATAAATTCCATTCTGAAATCGCTATTGCTGCTTTAGAAGCTGGCGTACATGTACTGGTAGAGAAGCCAATGGCTATTACTGCAGAAGAATGTCAAGCAATGATCGCAGCCGCTCAGAAAAATGACCGGTTACTTTCCATTGCCTATCACTATCGTTTTACACCGGAAGGAAAGCTCGGAAAAGAAGCGATTATTAACGGGGAGATTGGTGAACCGCTTGTTACTAGAGTCCAGGCCATGCGCCGTCGCAAAGTACCTGGCTGGGGAGTTTTCACAAATAAAGATCTGCAGGGGGGCGGCAGCTTAATCGATTTTGGCTGTCACTTACTGGATTTAGCCTTATGGCTGCTTGATGATCCAAAGCCTGTTGAAGTTATCGGGAAAACTTACGACAAATTAAGCAAGACGCCGGGTCAGGTAAATGACTGGGGTGCCTTTGATCACGAAACTTTTAATGTCGACGACCATGTAACAAGCTATATTACTTTTGAAAATGGTATGTCCCTTCAGTTTGAATGTTCGTGGGCAGCCAATATTAAAGAAGATTATACAGCTCTTAGCGTTTCAGGAGTCGATGGCGGAATGGACGTCTATCCGTTTCAGCTTTACCAGACAAAATACGGAACGGTATGGAACAGCCAGCCTAATTTGAAAGAAGCGAATTTAAGCCCTGGCTTTTACCAGGCCAAAAATTTCGTAGACAGCTGTTTAGGAAATGATGAGTTGGTCGTTAAGCCGGAGCAGGCTTTGAAGGTTACGAAATTAATGGAAGCTATCTATAAAAGTAGTGAAATTGGTTCAAGTGTGAAGTTAACTTAA
- a CDS encoding sugar phosphate isomerase/epimerase — protein sequence MKLGVFTVLFSDLSFEEMLDKAKESGLKAVEIGTGGYPGDAHCKVDDLLESEEKRNEYLEKVSSRGLTISAFSCHGNPISPDEKFAKESHDAFVKTVKLAGLMNVPVVNTFSGTPAGSDNDTTPNWPVTPWPAEYSDILQWQWEEKLIPYWKEQGKLAEENNVKIGLELHAGFLVHTPFTMLKLREATSPAVGANLDPSHLWWQGIDPVAAIKILGKEGAIHHFHAKDTYIDQENVNMYGLTDMQPYGEVRTRAWSFRSVGYGHGIQEWSNIVSALRTFGYDHVISIEHEDPIMSISEGFSQAVKNLKAVNIEEQPAEMWWA from the coding sequence ATGAAATTAGGAGTATTTACTGTATTATTTTCCGACCTTTCTTTTGAAGAGATGCTGGATAAAGCTAAAGAGTCAGGGTTAAAAGCAGTTGAAATTGGTACTGGCGGCTACCCGGGAGACGCTCACTGTAAAGTGGACGATCTCTTAGAAAGTGAAGAAAAACGTAACGAGTACTTAGAAAAGGTCAGCAGCCGGGGCCTTACGATCAGTGCCTTCAGCTGTCACGGAAACCCAATTTCTCCTGATGAGAAGTTTGCGAAAGAATCACACGACGCTTTTGTAAAAACAGTAAAATTAGCTGGATTAATGAATGTTCCAGTTGTTAATACGTTCTCTGGTACTCCAGCTGGATCTGACAATGACACTACACCTAACTGGCCGGTAACTCCGTGGCCGGCAGAGTACTCCGATATTCTGCAGTGGCAGTGGGAAGAAAAGCTGATTCCTTATTGGAAAGAACAGGGGAAATTAGCTGAAGAAAATAATGTGAAGATTGGATTAGAGCTGCACGCAGGTTTTCTTGTCCATACACCTTTCACAATGCTTAAACTGCGCGAAGCCACAAGCCCAGCCGTTGGGGCGAACTTAGATCCAAGCCATTTATGGTGGCAGGGGATTGATCCAGTTGCAGCCATCAAGATTCTTGGCAAAGAAGGAGCAATTCACCACTTCCATGCAAAAGATACGTACATTGACCAAGAAAATGTGAACATGTATGGCCTGACAGATATGCAGCCATACGGTGAAGTAAGAACGAGAGCATGGAGCTTCAGATCTGTCGGGTATGGTCATGGAATCCAGGAATGGTCTAATATTGTAAGTGCACTTAGAACTTTTGGATATGATCACGTCATCAGCATCGAACATGAAGATCCAATTATGTCAATCAGCGAAGGTTTCAGCCAGGCTGTGAAAAATTTAAAAGCCGTTAATATAGAAGAACAGCCTGCTGAGATGTGGTGGGCGTAA
- a CDS encoding YesL family protein, whose translation MAKGLMGGLFGVSEWIMKFSLGNLQWALFNLPVGLLLLSLLSLENSDLGFYLLFPLGLLTPFVFFPATAALFAKAREWVKKEEEGNREQSYFSYYKENYFKSMTGGLVFVLLWSVLAADIYYFSTRNSFLMNAFLIMGILLFVWTINFLCVLVHYDMKLLKVIKHSFVITIGSPILFAAIVICSGIILMISLYIFPLIIPLFTGSIIAFLTFSAFYRVHLKITTSEQ comes from the coding sequence ATGGCCAAAGGTTTAATGGGTGGATTATTTGGAGTAAGTGAATGGATTATGAAGTTCTCATTGGGGAATCTTCAATGGGCCCTGTTTAATCTGCCTGTGGGTCTTCTTCTTCTCAGCTTATTGTCACTTGAAAACAGTGACCTTGGTTTTTATCTTTTATTCCCGCTTGGGCTGTTGACACCTTTTGTGTTCTTTCCTGCAACTGCCGCACTTTTTGCTAAGGCAAGAGAGTGGGTAAAAAAAGAAGAGGAAGGGAATAGAGAACAGTCTTATTTCAGTTACTATAAAGAAAACTATTTCAAAAGCATGACCGGCGGACTTGTCTTCGTTTTACTATGGAGCGTTCTCGCTGCGGATATTTACTATTTTTCAACTAGAAACTCTTTTCTAATGAATGCTTTTCTAATCATGGGAATACTCTTGTTTGTATGGACAATTAATTTTCTCTGCGTCCTTGTCCATTATGATATGAAGCTTCTTAAAGTGATTAAGCATTCGTTTGTAATTACGATAGGAAGTCCTATATTATTCGCCGCGATCGTGATTTGCAGTGGAATTATTTTGATGATCAGCCTGTATATTTTTCCGTTAATTATTCCACTTTTCACTGGATCGATCATTGCTTTTCTAACGTTTTCTGCTTTTTATCGAGTACATTTAAAAATAACGACTTCTGAACAGTAA
- a CDS encoding glutamine ABC transporter substrate-binding protein translates to MKKHKLSWLLLGILLSIILVGCGSSESEGSEGDGGETYTVATDNNFVPFEFLDEETGEMTGFDMDLIRAIADEAGFEVEIESMKFDGVVTGMQTGKYDIGIAGMTITEERAETIDFSDPYYDAGLMLAVQESNTDIQSEDDLAGKKVATRSGTTSESYLKENHPEAEIVTFPGIVEAYMDLQDGRVDAVMYDVPNVQYYVSNDSGGKLKTVGDVLQGEQYGIAFPKDSELVEDVNEALQTLIDNGTYDDIYEEWFGERKYGTEAE, encoded by the coding sequence ATGAAAAAACACAAATTAAGCTGGCTTTTATTAGGTATACTACTTTCTATCATCCTTGTAGGGTGTGGTTCATCAGAGTCAGAAGGTTCTGAAGGAGATGGTGGCGAGACATATACTGTAGCGACCGATAATAACTTCGTTCCTTTTGAATTCCTCGATGAAGAAACTGGTGAAATGACCGGGTTCGATATGGATCTAATTCGTGCGATTGCCGACGAAGCGGGTTTTGAAGTAGAGATAGAATCTATGAAATTCGATGGCGTAGTTACAGGAATGCAGACAGGTAAGTACGACATTGGTATTGCCGGTATGACTATTACTGAAGAGCGTGCAGAAACAATTGATTTCTCAGATCCTTACTACGATGCAGGTCTGATGCTTGCCGTTCAAGAAAGCAATACAGATATTCAATCAGAAGATGATCTAGCTGGTAAAAAGGTCGCCACACGTTCAGGAACGACGAGTGAAAGTTACTTAAAAGAGAATCATCCAGAAGCTGAAATAGTAACATTCCCTGGAATTGTAGAAGCTTACATGGATCTTCAAGATGGCCGCGTGGATGCCGTTATGTATGATGTGCCTAACGTTCAATACTATGTATCTAATGATTCAGGAGGCAAATTAAAAACGGTGGGAGATGTTCTGCAAGGTGAGCAGTACGGAATTGCTTTCCCTAAAGACTCTGAGTTAGTGGAAGATGTAAACGAAGCTCTTCAAACGCTAATCGATAATGGTACTTATGACGATATCTATGAAGAATGGTTCGGTGAGCGTAAATACGGTACTGAAGCAGAATAA
- a CDS encoding amino acid ABC transporter permease, which produces MEAFMESHYMRVMPFLLEGLVYTLLITGVGLFFGFILGAIFGLARLSKNKLVYGIASVYVEVLRGTPILAQILFIYFGLPDLLGFNIDKITASIIAIAVNAGAYIAEIVRGAVYSIDKGQSEAGRSIGLTKGQTMRYIIWPQAFKRMIPPLGNQFVISLKDTSLFSVIAVGEMLYMGQQYYGLTFAAFEALTMVCLMYLAITVPTSVYLRRVERRLDV; this is translated from the coding sequence ATGGAAGCTTTCATGGAAAGTCACTATATGCGGGTAATGCCTTTTTTACTTGAAGGGCTCGTTTATACACTTCTCATCACAGGAGTGGGTCTATTCTTCGGGTTTATTTTAGGAGCTATCTTCGGGCTGGCCCGTTTATCGAAGAACAAATTAGTTTATGGAATTGCTTCTGTATATGTAGAAGTACTAAGGGGAACACCAATATTGGCACAAATCCTATTTATCTATTTCGGACTTCCGGACTTATTAGGATTTAATATTGATAAAATCACAGCCTCTATTATTGCAATTGCGGTTAACGCAGGGGCTTATATTGCAGAGATCGTCCGCGGGGCCGTTTATTCAATTGATAAAGGACAGTCAGAAGCCGGGAGATCTATTGGTTTAACAAAAGGACAAACAATGCGTTATATTATTTGGCCGCAAGCGTTTAAACGTATGATTCCGCCACTTGGCAACCAATTTGTTATCAGTTTAAAAGACACTTCTTTATTCTCCGTTATCGCGGTTGGGGAAATGCTCTATATGGGTCAGCAGTATTATGGACTAACATTTGCGGCGTTTGAGGCCCTTACGATGGTCTGTCTCATGTATCTGGCTATTACTGTACCAACCTCGGTTTATTTGCGACGGGTTGAAAGGAGACTGGATGTCTAA
- a CDS encoding amino acid ABC transporter ATP-binding protein codes for MISVRELHKSFGDTKVLKGINLEVKPQEVVCVIGPSGSGKSTLLRCLNLLEEVTSGDVLIEGNNLTDKKVNINEVRTRVGMVFQHFNLFPHMTVMDNITIGPRKIKGKKKKEAEDEARPILEKVGLGDKANVYPESLSGGQKQRVAIARSLAMNPKIMLFDEPTSALDPELVGDVLAVMKELAKEGMTMVVVTHEMGFAREVGDRVIFMDEGIIMEENVPEKIFGDPDNPRTKEFLSKVL; via the coding sequence ATGATTAGTGTAAGAGAATTGCATAAATCCTTTGGAGACACTAAAGTCCTTAAAGGAATTAACTTAGAGGTCAAACCACAGGAAGTTGTCTGCGTCATTGGTCCTTCCGGTTCAGGGAAAAGTACTTTGCTGAGATGCTTGAACTTATTAGAAGAAGTGACCAGCGGGGATGTATTAATAGAAGGAAATAATTTGACTGATAAAAAGGTAAATATTAATGAAGTGAGAACGCGTGTCGGGATGGTGTTTCAACACTTTAATCTTTTTCCGCATATGACGGTTATGGATAATATTACGATTGGACCAAGAAAGATTAAAGGGAAAAAGAAAAAAGAAGCCGAAGACGAAGCAAGGCCGATTTTAGAAAAAGTCGGACTTGGTGATAAAGCTAATGTTTATCCTGAGAGCTTATCAGGCGGGCAAAAGCAAAGAGTGGCGATTGCCCGTTCATTAGCCATGAACCCGAAAATCATGCTTTTCGATGAGCCGACCTCTGCCCTTGACCCTGAATTAGTAGGGGACGTTTTAGCGGTTATGAAGGAGTTGGCCAAAGAAGGAATGACAATGGTCGTCGTTACCCACGAAATGGGCTTTGCCCGGGAAGTGGGCGACCGGGTAATTTTTATGGATGAAGGAATTATTATGGAAGAAAACGTTCCTGAGAAGATTTTCGGAGATCCGGATAATCCTCGTACTAAGGAATTCTTAAGTAAAGTTCTATAA
- a CDS encoding LCP family protein, translating into MKKRKDLHKPKRRKKWLWITLTVILLIGVGVAVYVYSIYHNVKSTVDNEIHESVTGIDREITEKKVEAKEPLNVLLLGVDEREGDRGRSDTMIVMTLDPANERMQMVSIPRDTRTQIAGKGIEDKINHAYAFGGSDMSVNTVENFLDIELDYYLRMNMEGLGQLVNAVGGISVHNDFAFDYSGKSFSEGEINLKGEEALAWVRMRYDDPQGDAGRNERQRQVIQGIIDKGANMNAVGKINEVMNVLGNNVATNMKFEDMRNLVTNYRAARKDISTYQMTGQGTRIDNIYYLQVPQSEVEKAHEMITEVSSS; encoded by the coding sequence ATGAAAAAGAGAAAAGATTTACATAAGCCTAAGAGAAGAAAGAAATGGCTCTGGATTACCTTAACCGTAATTTTATTAATTGGAGTGGGGGTGGCAGTCTACGTTTACTCCATTTATCATAATGTGAAATCTACAGTTGATAATGAAATACACGAGTCAGTAACAGGGATTGATCGTGAAATAACGGAGAAAAAAGTTGAGGCGAAGGAGCCGTTAAATGTCTTGCTGCTCGGGGTTGATGAACGGGAAGGGGACCGAGGACGCTCGGATACGATGATTGTTATGACGTTGGATCCTGCGAATGAAAGGATGCAGATGGTGAGTATTCCTCGCGATACAAGGACTCAGATTGCCGGAAAAGGTATCGAAGATAAAATTAACCATGCGTATGCTTTTGGGGGGAGTGATATGTCCGTGAACACGGTTGAAAACTTTCTGGATATCGAACTTGATTATTATCTGCGTATGAATATGGAAGGTTTGGGACAGCTCGTTAATGCGGTTGGCGGTATTTCCGTTCATAATGATTTTGCTTTCGATTATTCTGGCAAGAGTTTTTCAGAAGGAGAGATTAACCTTAAGGGGGAAGAAGCTCTAGCCTGGGTACGCATGAGGTACGATGATCCTCAGGGAGATGCCGGCCGTAATGAAAGGCAGCGCCAGGTGATCCAAGGGATAATTGATAAAGGCGCTAATATGAATGCTGTTGGGAAAATAAATGAAGTAATGAATGTATTAGGGAATAATGTAGCTACTAACATGAAATTTGAGGATATGAGAAATTTAGTCACTAACTACAGGGCAGCTCGCAAGGATATTTCGACGTACCAAATGACAGGGCAAGGTACCAGAATTGATAACATCTATTATTTGCAGGTGCCACAATCTGAAGTGGAAAAAGCCCATGAGATGATTACAGAAGTCAGCTCATCATAA
- a CDS encoding NRAMP family divalent metal transporter, with protein MATSAIGPGFLTQTTVFTETLLASFGFVILMSIIIDIGAQMNIWRIIAVSEKRAQDIANDVLPGLGYFLAALVVAGGLAFNIGNIAGAGLGTNVLFGISPKLGALLSGVLAIGIFTVKEAGRVMDRFTQFLGFLMIGLTIYVMFTAQPPVGEAAVKTFAPDTIDFLAIVTLVGGTVGGYITFAGGHRLIEAGLKGKEALPEVTRSSVYAIGVASIMRVFLFLAVLGVVSQGLALNPDNPPASVFQLAAGNIGYKMFGVVMWAAAVTSVVGAAYTSVSFIRSFSPVLEKNHRYLTIGFITISTIVFIFVGQPVNILVLVGSLNGLILPIALGVMLLAAHKSSIVGNYKHPIWMTIFGVLIVIAMSYMGVFTLIEGIPKLFE; from the coding sequence ATGGCAACCTCCGCTATTGGACCAGGGTTTCTGACTCAAACCACTGTGTTTACCGAAACTCTTCTAGCCAGCTTTGGTTTTGTCATTCTCATGTCAATCATTATTGACATTGGCGCCCAAATGAACATTTGGCGAATTATCGCTGTCAGTGAGAAGAGAGCCCAGGATATCGCCAATGACGTGTTGCCTGGCTTAGGGTATTTTTTAGCGGCATTAGTAGTAGCTGGTGGATTAGCTTTTAATATTGGTAACATCGCCGGAGCAGGGTTAGGTACTAATGTCCTTTTTGGTATATCACCTAAACTCGGCGCCTTGCTCAGCGGAGTTTTAGCGATAGGGATTTTCACCGTAAAAGAAGCTGGCCGTGTAATGGACCGCTTTACACAATTCCTCGGTTTTCTAATGATTGGTTTAACCATTTACGTCATGTTTACTGCTCAGCCGCCTGTAGGAGAAGCCGCCGTTAAAACCTTTGCACCCGATACCATTGACTTCCTGGCTATCGTTACATTAGTCGGCGGTACTGTTGGAGGGTATATTACTTTTGCCGGAGGCCACAGACTGATCGAAGCTGGCTTAAAAGGAAAAGAAGCTCTTCCGGAAGTTACGAGAAGCTCGGTTTATGCTATTGGTGTAGCTTCGATCATGAGAGTATTCTTATTTTTAGCCGTACTCGGAGTTGTATCTCAAGGACTAGCACTAAATCCAGATAACCCGCCTGCTTCCGTATTTCAGCTCGCTGCAGGAAATATTGGATACAAAATGTTTGGGGTTGTTATGTGGGCAGCAGCCGTAACGTCCGTAGTAGGAGCGGCTTATACTTCTGTTTCCTTTATCCGGTCATTTAGTCCGGTTTTAGAAAAAAATCACCGATACTTAACTATTGGATTTATAACAATTTCTACTATCGTTTTTATATTTGTTGGACAGCCTGTAAATATTTTAGTATTAGTAGGATCGTTAAACGGATTAATCCTTCCGATCGCACTGGGCGTAATGTTATTAGCTGCCCACAAATCGAGTATCGTCGGCAATTACAAACATCCGATTTGGATGACCATCTTTGGAGTATTAATTGTAATTGCTATGTCTTATATGGGTGTTTTCACACTGATTGAGGGTATCCCTAAACTCTTTGAATAA
- a CDS encoding LamB/YcsF family protein — protein sequence MGYSVDINCDMGESFGAYTLGRDEEILDFITSANIACGFHAGDPSTMRNTVKMALEKGVGIGAHPGLPDLAGFGRRNIHISPQEAYDLVVYQIGALYGFVKAQGGNLQHVKPHGALFNMAAKDAELSKGIAEAVYDVDPELILFGLSGSELVKAGENIGLKSANEVFSDRTYQEDGSLTSRREENALITDPKEAIHQVIRMVKENKVQTVQGHDIEIKAQTICIHGDGQTALEFADNIASSLAEAGIEKASIKNIL from the coding sequence ATGGGTTACTCAGTAGATATTAATTGTGATATGGGAGAAAGCTTCGGAGCTTATACATTGGGACGTGATGAAGAAATTTTAGACTTCATTACTTCAGCCAACATTGCATGCGGGTTTCACGCAGGTGATCCATCCACGATGAGAAATACAGTAAAGATGGCTCTAGAAAAAGGAGTAGGTATTGGTGCTCATCCTGGTCTGCCGGATTTAGCCGGATTTGGCCGCAGGAATATCCATATTTCTCCTCAAGAAGCTTATGACCTCGTTGTTTATCAAATTGGTGCTCTTTATGGATTCGTAAAGGCACAAGGTGGAAATCTGCAGCATGTGAAGCCACATGGGGCTCTATTCAATATGGCCGCTAAAGACGCTGAATTGTCCAAAGGAATTGCAGAAGCTGTTTACGATGTAGATCCTGAACTTATTTTATTTGGTTTATCGGGCAGTGAACTCGTGAAAGCAGGTGAAAATATCGGTCTCAAATCAGCGAACGAAGTGTTTTCTGACCGCACGTATCAAGAGGATGGATCGCTCACTTCCCGTCGAGAAGAAAATGCCTTAATCACAGATCCCAAAGAAGCAATTCATCAGGTCATCCGTATGGTAAAAGAAAATAAAGTTCAGACAGTCCAAGGTCACGATATTGAAATTAAGGCTCAAACCATCTGTATTCATGGGGATGGGCAGACCGCTTTAGAATTCGCAGATAACATCGCTTCCTCGCTGGCTGAGGCAGGAATTGAAAAAGCTTCAATTAAAAATATTTTATAA
- a CDS encoding biotin-dependent carboxyltransferase family protein, with translation MLKIVKDGLLTSIQDLGRTGYQKYGVISSGSMDTYAHRIANVLVGNEEQEATVEVTLLGPEIKFEEDALLSICGGDLSPKVNNQNVSMWKPVYIERGSTLKFGKPKSGCRAYLAIAGGLDIPEVMGSRSTYLRAELGGFKGRALSSGDEIAFRSALSDERKKSLSGKGFIESRWMVAKDIIPDYSSRPVVSIIDGPQYDWFDKNSQESLFKESFKVSSQSDRMGYRLNGPSLSLKKKKELISEAVAFGSIQVPPDGNPIILLADRQTTGGYPKIGQAASVELPVISQIKPGEQISFKRITLEDAQRALLKQEQDIHILKRSISNKSKEE, from the coding sequence ATGTTAAAGATAGTTAAAGATGGATTGTTAACCAGCATTCAGGATTTAGGGCGAACTGGTTACCAGAAGTATGGAGTGATTTCCAGCGGCAGCATGGACACTTATGCCCACCGAATCGCTAACGTCCTTGTAGGTAATGAAGAACAGGAAGCCACTGTTGAGGTCACTTTACTCGGTCCTGAAATTAAATTTGAGGAAGACGCGCTTCTTTCAATATGTGGCGGAGATCTATCCCCTAAAGTGAATAATCAAAATGTAAGTATGTGGAAACCCGTCTATATTGAAAGAGGTTCTACTCTTAAGTTTGGAAAGCCAAAGTCAGGATGCCGGGCTTATTTAGCCATTGCCGGCGGTCTGGATATTCCAGAAGTAATGGGAAGCCGATCTACATATCTCCGGGCAGAGCTGGGCGGCTTTAAAGGAAGAGCGCTCAGTTCTGGAGATGAAATAGCTTTTCGATCTGCTCTTTCAGACGAAAGAAAGAAATCTTTAAGCGGAAAAGGTTTTATAGAAAGCAGATGGATGGTGGCAAAAGATATCATTCCGGATTATTCATCCCGCCCTGTAGTTTCGATTATTGATGGCCCTCAATATGACTGGTTTGATAAAAACAGTCAGGAATCTCTTTTCAAAGAATCCTTTAAAGTTTCTTCTCAATCCGACCGAATGGGCTACCGTTTAAACGGACCTTCACTTTCCCTAAAAAAGAAAAAAGAATTAATTTCTGAGGCCGTAGCCTTTGGCTCTATTCAGGTTCCTCCTGATGGAAATCCAATTATTTTACTAGCCGACAGACAGACAACTGGAGGATATCCAAAAATTGGGCAGGCAGCCAGTGTAGAGCTGCCGGTCATAAGTCAAATCAAACCTGGAGAGCAGATATCGTTTAAAAGGATCACATTAGAAGATGCTCAGCGTGCTCTATTAAAACAAGAACAAGATATTCATATCCTTAAACGTTCTATTTCCAATAAATCTAAGGAGGAATAA
- the pxpB gene encoding 5-oxoprolinase subunit PxpB translates to MDYTITPLGDQAVVVTLSETINDDAQKKVRFLTQTLEESAPEWVVEYIPAFTTVTIFYNPLYFKNSSFPYEQAKAYMEELLSTVTEKETEEPRTIEIPVCYGGDFGPDLEFVAKHNGLSPEEVIDIHQSGEYIVYMIGFAPGFPFIGGMSEKIAAPRRESPRLTIPERSVGIAGNQTGVYPIETPGGWQLIGRTPVKLFTPEEETPSLLKAGDRIRFKVIEQEEYENWEDHQHVKDS, encoded by the coding sequence TTGGATTATACGATTACTCCTTTAGGAGACCAAGCGGTTGTAGTCACACTTAGTGAAACTATTAACGATGACGCCCAGAAGAAAGTTCGCTTTTTAACTCAGACCCTTGAGGAATCCGCACCTGAATGGGTTGTTGAATACATCCCCGCTTTCACGACGGTCACTATTTTTTACAACCCTTTATATTTCAAAAATTCGAGTTTTCCATATGAACAAGCGAAAGCTTACATGGAAGAATTACTTTCCACCGTAACCGAAAAAGAAACGGAAGAACCGCGAACGATTGAGATCCCCGTTTGTTATGGAGGCGATTTTGGTCCGGACTTAGAATTTGTCGCCAAACATAACGGCCTCTCTCCTGAAGAAGTTATTGATATCCATCAGTCTGGAGAGTATATCGTTTATATGATTGGGTTTGCCCCGGGATTTCCTTTTATAGGAGGAATGTCTGAAAAAATTGCAGCTCCACGAAGAGAATCACCTAGGCTGACTATCCCAGAGCGCTCCGTAGGAATAGCCGGAAACCAAACAGGTGTTTATCCAATTGAAACTCCAGGTGGTTGGCAGCTGATCGGCCGAACTCCTGTAAAATTATTCACGCCGGAGGAAGAAACCCCGAGTCTCTTGAAGGCAGGCGACCGGATCCGGTTTAAAGTAATCGAACAGGAAGAATATGAAAACTGGGAGGACCATCAGCATGTTAAAGATAGTTAA